A single Penaeus chinensis breed Huanghai No. 1 chromosome 7, ASM1920278v2, whole genome shotgun sequence DNA region contains:
- the LOC125026991 gene encoding wiskott-Aldrich syndrome protein homolog 1-like, whose translation MTPRAEGRSRRQPRPTTKRSRDSNSPGAETARHSASPAEPRRPALKTSHQRALLRDCTPSPEEDWELPTPRDRGVTACYSPFRCRPAPARHTLHNTSLSPPPPPPYNLGTQVIEVSAITAACNQRPFRHGVYGERFGSTPETARETGDSPTAGEQRYKYQPSQHPTAEGRTTASSPPPKPGIPGATSRQRRGAMSPSGTTCRTSSDPQKVGPQLSPARAAHWPAPRGRDTLTPVLTPPACARAHEALRNAARSLPGTSRNYDGGGDAATDAYRG comes from the exons ATGACCCCTCGCGCCGAGGGACGTTCAAGACGACAACCCCGGCCGACGACCAA GAGATCAAGAGACTCCAACTCCCCGGGAGCGGAGACAGCACGCCACAGCGCCTCTCCTGCCGAGCCGAGGAGACCTGCCCTCAAGACCTCCCATCAAAGAGCCCTTCTTCGGGACTGCACTCCTAGCCCCGAGGAGGATTGGGAACTCCCAACTCCCAGGGATCGAGGAGTGACTGCTTGCTACTCTCCCTTCCGCTGCCGCCCGGCCCCCGCGCGCCACACACTCCACAATACCTCTTTAAG cccgcccccgccccccccttacAACCTGGGCACTCAGGTCATAGAGGTAAG CGCCATCACTGCAGCCTGCAACCAGCGTCCCTTCCGGCATGGTGTCTACGGCGAGCGTTTCGGTAGCACA CCGGAGACGgcaagagagacaggagacagtcCGACGGCCGGAGAGCAGCGGTATAAATACCAGCCAAGCCAGCACCCAACAGCCGAGGGCCGCACAACAGCATCCTCGCCGCCACCCAAGCCAGGCATCCCGGGTGCCACCAGTCGTCAACGCAGAGGAG CCATGTCACCGAGCGGAACCACATGCAGAACCAGCAGCGACCCACAAAAAGTCGGTCCCCAGCTGAGTCCCGCGAGGGCCGCCCACTGGCCCGCCCCGCGTGGACGGGACACGTTGACGCCGGTTCTGACGCCGCCGGCCTGCGCTCGCGCCCACGAGGCTCTGCGTAATGCGGCTCGTTCGTTGCCCGGCACCAGCCGCAACTACGACGGAGGCGGCGACGCGGCAACGGATGCGTATCGGGGttag